A single genomic interval of Gemmatimonadota bacterium harbors:
- a CDS encoding aminotransferase class I/II-fold pyridoxal phosphate-dependent enzyme — protein MTHAATTDTSSLVRTPADATGRISTPVGTLEGSAILKIAGEIRQRIAGGEKVCNLTVGDFDPRQFPIPTYLESAIVDALHHRETNYPPSHGMPALREAIVDYTERGLGLKYPVECTLVTSGSRPGVYGTYATLLDPGDVVVYGAPSWNNNYYCHMVGAKGVPIACSADDAFMPTPAAIAPHLRGARMLALNSPLNPCGTCFTAESLGAICDLVLAENARRGTAERPLYLLYDQVYWQLTFGDIAHVDPVTLRPEMARYTIYIDGISKAFASTGVRVGWVMAPTDIIDKMNNFLQHVGTWAPRAEQVATAKLLMADDAIGVYRQELIAGAQARLNALYDGIQACRAAGHPVDAVAPQGAIYLSGQFALMGKTPPDGPTLRTNEDVRQWLLRTTGLAVVPFNAFGASGETGWCRLSIGAVSLADIDGALPRLKAGLEALR, from the coding sequence ATGACCCACGCTGCCACGACTGACACCTCGAGCCTGGTCCGTACGCCCGCTGACGCGACCGGTCGGATCTCCACCCCGGTTGGCACCCTGGAGGGGTCGGCCATCCTCAAGATCGCTGGCGAGATCCGCCAGCGGATCGCGGGAGGCGAGAAGGTCTGCAACCTGACGGTTGGCGACTTCGACCCCCGGCAGTTCCCGATTCCCACCTACCTCGAATCGGCGATTGTCGACGCGCTGCATCACCGCGAGACCAACTATCCCCCGTCGCACGGGATGCCCGCGCTGCGCGAGGCGATCGTGGACTACACCGAACGCGGGTTGGGCCTGAAGTATCCGGTGGAGTGCACGCTGGTCACTTCGGGCTCGCGGCCTGGCGTGTACGGCACCTACGCGACCCTGCTGGACCCGGGCGACGTGGTGGTCTACGGGGCGCCGTCGTGGAACAACAACTACTACTGCCACATGGTGGGCGCGAAGGGAGTCCCGATCGCCTGCTCGGCCGACGACGCCTTCATGCCGACCCCGGCGGCGATTGCGCCGCATCTGCGTGGGGCACGGATGCTGGCGCTCAACTCGCCACTCAATCCGTGTGGCACCTGCTTCACCGCGGAGTCGTTAGGTGCGATCTGCGACCTGGTCCTGGCCGAGAATGCCCGGCGTGGCACCGCGGAACGCCCACTGTACCTCCTGTATGACCAGGTCTACTGGCAGTTGACCTTTGGGGACATTGCCCATGTGGACCCGGTGACGCTGCGCCCGGAGATGGCGCGGTACACGATCTACATCGACGGCATCTCCAAGGCCTTCGCCTCGACGGGGGTGCGCGTCGGATGGGTGATGGCGCCGACCGACATCATCGACAAGATGAACAACTTCCTGCAGCATGTGGGGACCTGGGCGCCGCGCGCCGAGCAGGTGGCCACGGCGAAGTTGTTGATGGCGGACGACGCCATTGGCGTGTACCGTCAGGAGTTGATCGCAGGCGCCCAGGCGCGGCTCAACGCGTTGTACGACGGGATCCAGGCGTGTCGCGCCGCGGGGCACCCGGTGGACGCTGTGGCGCCGCAGGGGGCCATCTACCTCTCCGGGCAGTTCGCCCTGATGGGGAAGACGCCGCCCGACGGTCCGACCTTGCGGACAAACGAAGATGTGCGCCAGTGGTTGTTGCGGACGACGGGGCTCGCGGTCGTTCCGTTCAACGCGTTCGGGGCCAGTGGGGAGACGGGCTGGTGCCGTCTCTCGATTGGTGCCGTGAGTTTGGCTGATATCGATGGGGCCTTGCCGCGCCTGAAGGCCGGCCTCGAGGCGCTCCGGTAG